The Gemmatimonadota bacterium genome includes the window CTCTATAGACCGGGTCCGATGGATCCGGACTACGACGCGCTCGCGGAGGTGGCGGCCGGAATGGCGAGCCGCCGTGCGGACCGGTTCCAGAAGCGGGAGGACTTCACCGAGCTCCTCAGTTTCCTGCCTTTCCTCATCCGGGCCGTTCCTGGTGCGACGGACCTGATGGCCAGGACGATTCTGCGGCAATCCTCGGGGGAAGAGGGCTTCGAGCTTCGGTGTCCCCGCGACTACGAGGCACAGATCATCGCATACGTGAGGACCTATGCGTTCCTCGTCGACTTCGGGAATCTGCCGTGCCCGACGAAGGTGATCGGCTCCGATCCCACGTTGCCCTACGCGTATTTGCCCACCTTCGATCTCAGCCACATCCGGACCGTGAATTACGACTTCGTGCCCGAGACCACGCACTTCCTTCAGGTGGAAAAGCCAGCGGAGTGCGTCGCTATGATGCGCGGCTTCCTGGACGAGTGCGGGCTGGCCCCGAAGAGAGCGGGTTGAT containing:
- a CDS encoding alpha/beta hydrolase, producing the protein MSGAAHWEIPAPRSVYEVRQGDGSVTILRRHGNPAGPRLLLGHGNGLAIDFYYPFWSELTDDFDVLLYDLRNHGWNAVGERTEHHLPNLVRDQERVIEATERRYGERPTIGVFHSLSALTALLSSTLGTGGCDRLSAWVLLDPPLYRPGPMDPDYDALAEVAAGMASRRADRFQKREDFTELLSFLPFLIRAVPGATDLMARTILRQSSGEEGFELRCPRDYEAQIIAYVRTYAFLVDFGNLPCPTKVIGSDPTLPYAYLPTFDLSHIRTVNYDFVPETTHFLQVEKPAECVAMMRGFLDECGLAPKRAG